The DNA window AACAAAGGTCAAAATCAGCGAGTCATTAGATGATGGAGAGACTGGCTGCAGTAATTGAACTCAAGCGGATCAAATGTCCTGACTCGGAAGATTATGAAAGAGAAGAAATAATATTCACTCCCATTTTTTGAGGTAGATGATAACTACTCACATCATGACGAACTGGAAAAACCAAAACTAAAGACCTTTCTTCTCTAGGAAGAGCATGCTCGGAATCAAATTTAGAAGAGAAATGAGGACAAAACTTTGAGCCATCCTTTGGTGGaccttaattaaaatttaaattgaagAACTTCTCCAAGGGGTGCAAGTTGGTGCAAAAAATGACCGGCACAGTGGACATATATACTGCCTAGCTATGGTGGTGCAAATAAGAATCTGCATAAGTAGATGTACACCTCATGACGCATGTCCAAACCATTATCAGTTTATTACCCTATAAAAACTCCTCACTTCTAGCTGAGCGTTGGTCAAAATTTCCTCCCAATTAAAAGGGACTCAATACCCCCTCTTCTCAACAGTACAATAGAGTAGCTATGTTGCATCtcattttctcaaaattttctcATTGGCAACTAAACTAGACTTTGGGTTAGAAAAATTTATGCTTGACTCAAATAAACCCAGTTaagaaatatgaaaattaaacacTCATACTATTTTTGGCACTGAAAGTCGAAGTTGTCTATTCACAATCTATATGGAGAGAATCTTAGTTCAATTTCAATATTTTCCACTTTATAACCTAGGCATCTTCATATCTATTTTATTAATGGTATACCAACACACAAATAGTTTGTATTTTGTAACAACAGACGCGTATCCATATCTTTGCTCAAAGTTTTTCCGTTAATTATAATAACACGGATCattagaaaacataaaatttccataaaaaattatttaagaacAAAATATATCAACCATTTATTTATGAACAGGTGTGATACAATATAGTGTGACTGTCACACTTAGTCTTCAATGCTAAGAAGtaacataaaatgaaaataaaagaaaagtaaaataaaaggGTATTTCAATCATATTATATGATTCATATACATCTCCTAATTGAAATCAATGAAACGTAACTAATTTGAGTTAAGAGTCTTCTATGTATTATCATCACAATGACCAGTTTCATTCACACTTCTCAATCTTGAAATTCCAAATCAAGATTTTTCTGTTGATATGAATAGAAGTACATCATGGATACAAGAATACACCtgaaacaataacaataataataaatatatgtttatttataCCATTACGCagcagataaataaataaatatattagaaagaaagaacgtgaactCTCTTACCATCCAACCAATATAAACAGCACCAAAGATTATGCCTGGGGACCGCCAgaatggtggtggtggtggcggcAGCGGCGGCATTAGCTGCAATGATGCTTGCATTTGTGGCACTGAAGAATGTGGTGGTGGTGGCTGTGATGAAGAATTCCTTTGCCGGAATAAAGATTGTGGTGGTGGCTGCGATGAAGATGGTGATAGTGGCTGCGGGGAAGATGGTGATGGTGGCTGCAATGAAGTTTGTGGCAACGGAGGAACGGGTGGTTGTGTTGGATCCATAACTAGTGATTTTCAATGACTGTATGTATATGATTTTATGCTATGCCTCTAAAATCCAAATTCtatgaaaataatagaaaataatatattgaaATGAATGACCGGTGAGTCTATATATACATAAACTTTACAAGTAACTAACTATAACGGTATTTCTAGGCAGTTACATAACTGAATAacactaatattattattgttatttaatttcaaGAGTGGGTTAGGCGATTTcttgtttatgaaaaaaaaaaggagtttGTTTGTGACAAATTTTGTTTTCCAACTTAAAATATTAACTCAAATATTTGCAACTAATGTGCATGCagtttatttaaaacaaattaaagttattgttaaatattaaaaattaacgaGAAGTAAATGACAATATATCATTTAAAGtgataagaataaaaataaaaataaaaataaaaacataatataaaaaaaaattcaatttgaagTTTATTATATATGTTGAGGGCTTAAAGTGTTCCCAAATATATTctactaaattttttattttacatgaACAAATTTAACTCATATTATTAACCAAATAAATGTCAATATAAGGAGGTACAACATTAACGAAACTACGtctagaccaagaattggccgccttaacTAAAGAGTCGGCAAtcatattcgcttgacgcttaATAAACTTTACCTTAAAGTTTGTAACAAGACTCAACAATCTCCGGATAgcagtaataataatattaaactccGAATTTCCTGTAACCGCAAAATTAATAGCATGAATTACCACTTGAGAATCACTTTCGAAAATCACGTTATTTAAGTTCATGGTAATAGCAATCTGAATGGCCTCCTTCAGAGCCAAAGCTTCAGCTTCTATGGGTGAAGTGATACATTTATCCCAAGCTACACCTGCAACGAGAATTCTCCCCAAATTATCACGAAGGCACCACGCCCTATTCGTAGTTTGATGGTGATTATTAAAGCCTGCATCAACATTACACTTCAACCACCCTACAGCAGGGGGGTTCCAAACCATAGGGAACTGAGGACCAATATTCAAGACATGATCATCCCGTGCATTAAACCAATCAAACCAATTATAATAAGCTTGAATACCAATTCTCGCAAGATCTTCCCTATTATTATTCCAAACAATATTATTCCGGTTCTTTCACAGACTCTCTACAACCGTAGCAAATCGCCCAGCATCTTTCTTATCTTCCCTACTACAAATATCAAAGATAAGAGACTTAGCATCACTAAAAATTTGTAACCGGTGATCAATAATAGTagacaaacctgctgcccgccaacaAAAGCTAGATGATTGGCATCCAAAGAACACATGCCAATCATCCTCCACTTCCAAGTCACACACCGAGCACACCAAAGGGCACTGAACAAAATGATTTCTAACTTACTTGAAGTtattgatatggataattgctCTCTTTTGTAATCTTGGCACATAATCAAGATGAGGATCATATAAGTTTTATTTGTTGAATACGTCATTATGCAAATATCATAAAAGTAATTGGAATCCCTTACATACGTGTGTAGTTTATCGTCAACAATTAAATTTAAGGAAATTTTTATTCTACTCCATGGCCTAACGAAAtatcttttataatttataaaatgttCCTCTAAAATCAAAAGTATATTTTCAGTGCGCATCATTTATCattaaaattgattgaaaatcgAAAGTACATTTGCGGTTTGAAACCGACAATATATTTCCAGTTTATGTTGTTACCAGTATCAGAGTCATTTTAACCAATACATGTCTTTCTAGGGTTGATTCGCACATAATACAAAAATGAATACTTGTACAATTGGAAAAAAGCCATAAATTACTGAATAACAAAAAGCTACTGAACCcgaactaatatatatatatatatatatatatatatatatatatatatatatatatatatatatatatatatatatatatatatatatatatatgtatatagttAGTGTTATAGTAGTACgagatacaaaaaatataatccaaaatgaataacaaaaaagtacaaccaaataacaaaaaaaatcaacaaagacTATTGGGTATGGCGGACGATGAGTCGGCCTGTCAATATAACCCTCCGCAAGTGACCAACCCAAGATGCATGGGAAGTATTGTAAGATCCCTCcctgaaataaaaaattaaatagttagttttccgaataaaaataattaacagaGGCCACAAAGAAAAATAAGTTATACTGTCATGAGTGACATGCGGTCGGTTATCTGTCTCGTGTTCCAGTTTATCCCTTCATCCAACTTTGTGTACAAGTATACTAGACAAGCAACCCCCCAGTTCCACTGCTGGACCGTCTCAAGATCAGCAAAAAACCGGAGGTACATGATATTAGTGTAAGTGGCACTGGTATCCACAAAAATCTGTGTGCCAACAAGATACAAAAGGTAACCTGCTCGGCATCACCATCGACCTCTCGTGCACGCCGTACCTCACCCTCGAACACCTGAGCCAAATAAATATATCTGACGTGACTACCTCGGGTTTTAGCAATCTCTCTCATGCCACTCTCAGGTGTAACTCCCAACATCTCAACCAAAAAATCCAACGCCTCCTTTTTATCGATCCTCTCACGTGGTATATGAAACAATGACATCTCATGATGCCACCTCTCAACGAAAGCGTTGATCATACCCCAGTTGATCATGTTGTATCAACACTTTGCCAAATCTTCCAACTCTGAAAGCAGTAAAAACtcatcaaaccatggctcaattgGTGGTACTAGTCTACTGATATTGCGCCCATGTCTAAGGACCTTGAGCGTTTTACGGTCCTGCATAAATATTTTGACAAATTTAATCAAcaaaccaaaattcaaaattcataaacaaaatcataatttaaaatgtaataatcaaaattcaaaattcataccTGTCCCTCCTAGATACGTTTAGCAACATGGTCAGGGTAAAGAGGAAGAAGGGGTAAAACTCAGACGGGCCACCTCCAAAACCATGGGGCGCAGCAGGCTGTGCAGGTGCTCTCGATGAAGGTGCAGGTTGTGTATGAGCCGCCTCTGATGTCATCTGGGGTTGGGATGGAGGCTCTGACTGAGGCTGGGATGGAGGCTCTGACTAAGGCATGGATAGAGGCTCTAGTGTCACCTGAGAACCTGATGTCTCTCCCGCCTCAAATGTTGTAGGGGGAGAAGTGCCTCTGCAGGAGGACAGGGTGAAGAAGGATGGACTGGAGAATCCCATCTGCTGTGGGAGGCCGAAGTAGTGGGAGTAGCAGGAGGAACACCGAAAGATGAAGTTGTAACTGGTGCATTCGGTACAGCCCGTCCAGATGCAGGAGGAGACTGGGTTGCCAGACTCATTTCTCTCCGCACAAAAGCGTGTTGTGCTACCCTATCGTGTCTCAGTCGAGATGCTCTATCAGTTATTGCTCCTGTAGAAGCATGGAAAATGTTAACTCAAGGACCAATGTTAAAAACAAACTTGAAAACacataagaaaaaaaaatgaaaaatgcacttctgatttTGTTCTTGATGAAAACCATAGTTATATTCTGGTTTCTGCTGCGATTCAGAGGTTCGTTAATGGCACCCCACCGCCACTGAAGAACTCAATAAAACAGCCATTGATCATTTGAAAGACATGTCTAACACCTTAGTAATGATTTATAATATTGAAAACAAGCCATAAATTTCTAATTTCTGACCTAAAACACACATTTGAGTggaatttcaaaatcaacttacttgattgattgttgttgttttttgttgtttgattgttgttggatgcttGATACACCGGTGCTTGATGCCGCAGAACGACTTGAAAATAAAATTGAGAGAGTGAGTGTATTTGGTTGTTTTTGAAACTGTAATGGCAAGGAAAGAGACAACGCGCCTTTTAGGTATCCAACGTACCAGAAATATACTTGCGATCCCATACCATAGTTATATTTTCGGTTAGTTCCAACATTAATGTCTATTATGGTGCGAACTGGAAATGAATTTCTGTTTTAAAGGGCATTTTTATAATTTCACGTAGTGCGTTGGAAAAGCATGGGGTGGAATAAAATTTCCCTAATATTATGCTTGTATATATTGTAGTATGATTTAGGATTTTTTGTGTCAAGCACGCGTTTGGATACATATAATCTTAAATTAAGCTTGAAGCACGTTAAAATATAGCACATTAATTACTttattagaattttaattttattaagttAGTCACTTCTTTGTAAGTATTAGCTACTGGCTTCTCCTATTTTTTTTCTCTAGTTAGTTAGTTACATCTACATTATATAAATAAAGACCATTAGCTTAGCTACtgtaacaattttaatttttgaatgaaataaTTTTCTATTCTCTATTCTTTTGTTTCAAGTGTGATAATTGTGATGATTAGCATCACAATTTGACAAAGCACTTTATTGTAATATGTCTTAAAATTTCaagtgagaaagagaaaaaaaagacatATTTCAGTACTGATAGTTTTAGCATTGTTTGTGAATCTATTTGTTAATGAGTCATATCTTGGATCCGTTAATATTTTGTTAGTTTTAAATATGGATTTTCTCTCATTTGTCAAGACAGGTTGCATAAAATAGAAATCCTATTAAGAAAACAAAGGGTAAAATTCTAAGACTTATATTTAGGGATTTCGCAGCCTTTTGGGATTATCATAGGATTGGTAAACATTTTAAAATCGTTAGATTGgtgtgattcttatattgagagttgaaGAGATTGATAAACACTTGGGtaaaaaaatagggtttgttcttgggaatttggaaaactattttcttgtaactcatttgtaaaaTCTTGCAACAACTTTTggagtatagtgaattggagaaGTTTTCCGGTGACAATAACTTCAGATTGTGGAAGGTAAAGATGAAAGCAATACTAATCAAACAAAAGGGTGGAGAATTTTTGAAGGgagagatgttgatgcttgcaaACCTTACACAAGCTGAAAAGAATGAGGTGGTGCATAAGGCCAAAAGTGTCATTATCTTGTGCTTCTGAGATGAAGTATTTAGAGAAGTCAGGAGGAAGGAAATTGGACTGAGATGTGGGTCAAACTTGAATcattatatatgaaaaaattattGGCTCATAGGTTATGTCTGAAACAACAACTTTATACTTTTCATATGGTTGATAATAAATCTATTGTGGAGCAGCTGATAGAATTTTACTAGATCATTGATGATTTGGAAAATTTAAATGTGAAAATTTAAGTTGAGGACAAGACTTTACTCTTGTTAAGCTAATTACCCGGATCCTTTGCGCACTTTAAGGATGCCCTTCTTTATGGTAAGGAAGGAACTATCACATTGGATAAGTCCATACGGATGTAAGATCAAAAGAGTTATCAAAGTCAAGAGATTTGAAGAATGACGATAGAGGTGAAGGCTTAAGTGTCTGAAGAGGAATGAGTGGGAGTAGAGAAAACTAGAAAGGAAATAGATCCAGATCAAAGTAGAAGTCCAAAGTTTTTGATAAGTCAAAGTTTAAATGCTTCACTTGTCACAAAATCGGTCACTTTAAGAAGGATTATTTTGAAAGAGGGAACACGAGTGATTATGTTCAGATTGCAATTGTCTCAAACGAATATGATTATGAAAGGGTTGGCACACTAGTGGTAACATGTTTAGAAATAGAAATGGGATGGGTTATAGACTCGGgttgctcttatcacatgtgtccaaggaaagaatattttgaaattttagagcCAAAGAAAGGTGGATTCGttcgacttataaataataaggCTTTCAAAGTTCATGGTATTGGTACAGTCAGACTGAAAATATTCGAAGACTGTGAGTTCCTTCTACGTAGTGTGAGGTATGTTCCCAAACATAAGCGAAATTTGTTGTCCATAAGCATGTTTGATGATTTAGGCTATTGCACTAGAATTGAACGTGGGGTATTGAGAATTTTGCATGGTGCATTAATAATGGCTAAAGGATTCCAAATGTGTGGAATATTTTGGATAGTTCCATTGTTATTGGTCATGCATCATTATCTAGTCAGGACCTTCTTAATAAATCTAAGATGTGGCATTTGAGATTAGGGCATGTCAGTTAAAGAGGTTTAGTTGAACTTGCTAAACAAGGTTTGATAGGGAGTGagaaattaaataaactaaaatttTGTGATAATTGCATTCTAGGCGACAACACAAGTTGAAGTTTGGGAGTGGTGTGCATAATTCTAGTAGACCTTTTGAGTATGTTCACTCAGATCTATGGGGTATGACAAGAGTGGAAACTCATGGTGGTGGATTATATTTCCTCTCTATTATTAATGATTTCTCTAGAAGAGTGGGTCTACATTCGAAAAACTAAAAGTGACACCTTTGAAAAGTTTAATGAATAGTATAACTCTTATAGCAAATCAATTGAAAACTTAACTAAATGTATTAAAATTGACAATGTCCTGGAGTTTGTTTTAGAGCAGATTAATGAGTTTTTTAGGAAACATAGTATCAAGATATATAGACTGTTGCtgaaacacctcaacaaaatggcttAGTAGAATGCATGAATAAAAACATTTTGGAGAGATAAGGTGTATGTTGTTATGAGCTGGGTTACCAAAAAAATTTGGGGTGAAGATGTTGCTACAATAGCTTACTTGATCAACTGATATCCCTCCACGAGAATAAACTTCAAGACACCTATGGAAGTTTGGAGTGGGAAATCGGTAAACTACTCAAATTTGAAGATTTTTCAGAGCCTTGGCATTTGCTCGTATTAAAAAAGACAAACTTAATGTTAGGGTTGTGAAGTGTGTCTTCATTGGTTATTCTGAAGGGGATGAAAGGTTACAAACTGTT is part of the Vicia villosa cultivar HV-30 ecotype Madison, WI linkage group LG2, Vvil1.0, whole genome shotgun sequence genome and encodes:
- the LOC131649703 gene encoding formin-like protein 3, giving the protein MDPTQPPVPPLPQTSLQPPSPSSPQPLSPSSSQPPPQSLFRQRNSSSQPPPPHSSVPQMQASLQLMPPLPPPPPPFWRSPGIIFGAVYIGWMVYSCIHDVLLFISTEKS